DNA from Agathobaculum sp. NTUH-O15-33:
TTTGCGCATGCGCTGAATGTGCAGGTCGACTGTGCGGCTGTCGCCGAGGTATTCCTCGCCCCACACCTTTTCATAGATGCGGTCGCGGTACAGGGCGATATTTTTATTCTGCACAAACAAAAGCAGCAGCTCGTATTCCTTGGCGGTCAGCGGTATAGGCTCGCCGTTTTTATGCACCATGCGGGAAAGCGTGTCGATTTCCACGTCGTAAAACACGATGCGCTGTTCGTTTTTGCCATAGCGCCGCAGCACGGTCTCCACGCGCGCGAGCAGCTCCATCAACTCGAACGGCTTTACAATGTAGTCCTCCGCGCCCAGCCGCAGGCCGCTCACACGGTCCTGCACATCGGCGCGGGCGGTCAGAAAAATAACGGGTATGCCGAGCGGGCGGATATATTCAAACAGCTCGTAGCCGTTGGCGCCCGGCAGCATGATGTCGAGCAGCACCAGATCAAACGGATTTTTTTCAAGCAGATCGGCGGCGGACAGCCCGTCAAACGCACAGGTGCAGCGGTAGCCGGCGTCCGTCAGCGTCTGCCGGATCAGGTTGGAGATCGGCGCTTCGTCCTCGACGATCAATATGGTGTTGTTCATATGGATCACCTCTCGTCAAGAATACCGCGTTTCTCCATCATTTTTGCATCATTGGGGCGGAACGGGCGCGCCGTTGTCCTCCTTGATCTCGCCGCGGCGGTAGGCGGCAAGCAGATCCTTCAGGTCGCCGATCATGCGCTTCAGCCGCAGGCCGATGTCGGTCTCGCCGATCAGGATGCGGGCTTCCGAGCGGTCGAACGCCATGGAGGTCGAAAGAATATCCTTGTTATTGCGTATCGCGTCCCGCTTGCCGGAAAACGGCTCGTGCGCGGTCAGGTGGATGCCCCACGAATCGTACACGAGCGTGTAGCCCGCGATGCCGGTGGTCGGCTGGTAGGCGCGGCAGAAGCCGCCGTCGATCACGATCAGGCGGCCGTCCGCTTTGATCGGGCTTTCGCCGTCCTTTGTCTTGACCGGTACGTGGCCGTTGACGATGTGGCAGTGCTCGCCCTCCAGCCCAAATTCCGCGAGGATGCGCACGCAGACCTCGTCCTCATTATAATAGGAATAATAGGGGTTTTTCGGCTCGGCCCAGGTGGTTTGGTCCGCGATCAGGCGGCGTTCAAAGGTCGCGATATGGTCGCGCCCGAACAGCGGCGAGTGCCGGCCGCACCAAAGGAACCACAAAAAGTCCTTGCCGAACTGCCGTTCCGCCGTGCCTTCGCGGGCGTAATAGCCCTGCCGCGCGACGGTCTCCGCGTAATCGAGCAGGGCCTTGCCCGAATAGGTCTTGTTATCAAAGGTAAACTGCATGAACTGGCCGTCCTCCGTCATCGGGATGCAGCCGTGGTACAGCAGGTTGCCGTTAAAGCATTTATACAGACCGCCCTTGGAATACAGGAAGCGGATGTGGCGCTGCAGCTTTTCCGAGCGCAGAAAGGCGTTTTTCAGCTGCGCCATCAGTTCGTGCTCTTCCGGCGAAAGCCGGTAGGGGTCGGCGGGATCGATGGTGGGGAAGTTCGTATCGCGCAGGGGATATTCGTCGTCGCCGATGCGCACGGTGCCGCGCGCAAAATCGATCTTGTCCAGCAGCAGCCGGTCCTCCATGCGGAAAGCCGGGCAGCGCAGGATGGTTTGCCCTTCCAGCTTGAACTGGATTACCGCGATCGCCTTGTGCATCCGGGCGGCCATGGTCAAGTCCTTGGCGGTGGCGGATTCGTCGTCCACCTGCTTGGTTTGGAAACAGGATTGCTCGGCGCTGCACTTATACACCTCGTTTGCAAACAGCGCGAGCGGGCGCAGGCTGATGCCGTAGCCCGTTTCGATCATTTCAAGGTTGTTGTAGGTGATGGAATTGCTTAAAACCGTGGCGATGCAGGTGCGGCTGCCGGTCGCCGCGCCCATCCACAGCACATCGTGGTTGCCCCACTGGATATCGACCGAATGGTGGTCCATCAAAAGGTCCATGATGATATCGGCGCGTGGTCCGCGGTCAAAGATATCGCCCACGATATGCAGATGGTCGACGACCAGCCGTTTAATGAGGTTGCACATCGAGATGATGAAATATTCGGCCTGATCGATGTCGATGATGGTCGAGATCACGCTTTCAAAATATTCGCGCTTATTGAAAATATCGTTGCCCTTGTTGAGCAGCTCGTTGATGATATCGCGCGTTTCGGGCGGCATGGCGCGGCGCACCTTGGAGCGCGTGTATTTGGATGCGCACAGGCGGCAGATCTCGAGCAGCCGGCCCAGCGTGATGCGGTACCATTCGGCGGCGTCAGGCGCGGCCTGCACCAGTTCTTCCAGCTTTTCCTCCGGGTAGTAGATCAGCGTCGCCAGTTGGGCGCGTTCATCCGCGGGCAGGCTGTCCCGCAGCACGATCTCTACCTTTTCGCGCACCGCGCCCGAAGCGTTATTTAGGATATGTACAAAGGCCTCGGCTTCGCCGTGCAGGTCGCTCATAAAGTGCTCGGTGCCCTTGGGCAGGTGCAAGATCGCCTGCAAATGGATGATTTCGCTGCTGGCGGCCTGTACGTTCGGATATTGCCTTGCGAGCAGGCGCAAATAATCGCGCCGGTCGTCTGATTGTATCGTCATAGGATGGGTTCCTCCTTTGCGTTGTCCTTCCTCCATAGTATGACATATTTGCATGCAAAGCACAAAGGCTTTTCGGTAAAATTTTGAGAAAGGGGAGGGCGCCGCTTGCGGGGAACGGTACAAAGCGGTATAATGCCCTTAACAAGCAGCGGAAGGAAGGGAAAATACCATGATGCGTGACCCGGAAAAGACCATCGGCAACCTGATCGACAAGCAATCGGTCGCCATGCTCGGCTCGGTGGATGAAAACGGCTTTCCAAACATTAAGGCAATGCTGCCGCCCCGCAAACGGGAGGGGATCCGTGTGTTCTATTTCACCACCAACCTGTCCTCGCGGCGGGCAAAGCAGTTTGAGCAAAACCCCAAGGCCTGTCTTTACTTTTGCGACAAGCGGTTTTACCGCGGCGTACAGCTCACCGGCACGGCGGAGGTGCTGACCATCGACGAAGCCAAGCGCATGATCTGGCGCGAGGGCGATACCCAGTATTACGCCGGCGGCGTGACCGACCCGGATTACTGCGTTCTGCGCGTCACGGTGACCGAGGGCCGCTATTACGCCAACTTCAAGTCCGAGGATTTTGTGATATAGGGAATCGCTGAAACGGCGAAAAAAAGGCTACGACGAAACGCAAATCGTCGCAGCCTCTTTTTTTAGGAGTCTTTCTTCGGTTCTCTCGCGCGGTCGGGCGCCCAGCCCTTGAGGGGGTAACGCTGCATGGCGCCGAAAATGCGCTCGCGCAGGCCGGGCATCTGCTTTTCGAGCGTTTGCAGCAGCTCCTTGATCTCCTGCCGCTTGGTGTTGCCGTCCGCCGGGCAGGGATTGTGCACGATCGGCAGATCGAAGCGCTTGGCGAACGAGCGCAAAAAGTGTTCCGGCGTATACAAAAGCGGGCGGATCAACGTGATCCCGCACCGGTCGAGAAAGGTGACCGGCTGAAAGCAGGAAATACGCCCTTCATAAAATAACGAAAGCATATAGGTTTCCACCACATCGTCAAAATGGTGGCCGAGCGCCACCTTTTTGCAGCCTGCCGCGAGCGCGGCTTCGTGCAGCGCGCCGCGCCGCATCTTGGCGCATAACGCGCAAGGGTTTTCCTCGCGCCGGATATCGAAGATCACCTGCTTGATCTGTGTGGGCACTTGGATATAGGGCACGGCAAGCTCGTCGCACAACTTTTGTACCGGGCCAAAGTCCATTTCCTCATAGCCCATTTTCAGCGTGATGGCAACGACCTCGAACTTTTTCGGATAAAAGGCGCGCAGCTTCGCAAGCGATACGAGCAGCGCGAGCGAATCCTTGCCGCCCGAAACGCCCACCGCGATGCGGTCGCCCTCTTCGATCATATGGTAGTGGTCCACCGCGCGGCGGACATAGGAAAGCATTTTCTGCATCGGTTTTTCCCCGTTTTCTCGTAGAATACCTATTATATATAGCAGAAAACAGGACCGCACGCAATCGCAAATTTTAAATTGAAAAGATAGAAAACAAGAGAATGAAGGAGTGTGAAAGAGAAAAAAAGAGTATAGAATGGATTTGCAATAAATTTTGAAAATTGCCGTTGACTTCGCGTGCGGGATGTGTTTTAATAGATATGCTCGTTTGAAGCAGGTAAAAAAGTTATCAAATGATTTGATTATATAAAATGGAGGAAGAAAACATGTCTACATTTATGGCTAAGGCAGAAACTGTCGAGCGTAAGTGGTACGTGCTGGACGCCGCGGGCAAGCCGCTCGGCCGCACCGCCGCTACCGCCGCCATGCTGCTGCGCGGCAAGCACAAGCCGGAGTTCACCCCCCATGTTGACGGCGGCGATTTCGTCATTATCGTCAACGCGGACAAGGCCGTTCTCACCGGCAAGAAGCTGGAGCAGAAGTACTACCGCCACCACACCGGCTGGGTAGGCGGCCTGAAGGAAGTACAGTACAAGACCATGATGGCCGAAAAGCCGGAA
Protein-coding regions in this window:
- a CDS encoding tRNA 2-thiocytidine biosynthesis TtcA family protein, with protein sequence MQKMLSYVRRAVDHYHMIEEGDRIAVGVSGGKDSLALLVSLAKLRAFYPKKFEVVAITLKMGYEEMDFGPVQKLCDELAVPYIQVPTQIKQVIFDIRREENPCALCAKMRRGALHEAALAAGCKKVALGHHFDDVVETYMLSLFYEGRISCFQPVTFLDRCGITLIRPLLYTPEHFLRSFAKRFDLPIVHNPCPADGNTKRQEIKELLQTLEKQMPGLRERIFGAMQRYPLKGWAPDRAREPKKDS
- the rplM gene encoding 50S ribosomal protein L13 produces the protein MSTFMAKAETVERKWYVLDAAGKPLGRTAATAAMLLRGKHKPEFTPHVDGGDFVIIVNADKAVLTGKKLEQKYYRHHTGWVGGLKEVQYKTMMAEKPEMAMQLAVKGMLPKNSIGRQSATRLKIYAGENHNHQAQKPEAWEK
- a CDS encoding response regulator transcription factor — protein: MNNTILIVEDEAPISNLIRQTLTDAGYRCTCAFDGLSAADLLEKNPFDLVLLDIMLPGANGYELFEYIRPLGIPVIFLTARADVQDRVSGLRLGAEDYIVKPFELMELLARVETVLRRYGKNEQRIVFYDVEIDTLSRMVHKNGEPIPLTAKEYELLLLFVQNKNIALYRDRIYEKVWGEEYLGDSRTVDLHIQRMRKKCGLEDRLKAVYKIGYRLEG
- a CDS encoding pyridoxamine 5'-phosphate oxidase family protein encodes the protein MMRDPEKTIGNLIDKQSVAMLGSVDENGFPNIKAMLPPRKREGIRVFYFTTNLSSRRAKQFEQNPKACLYFCDKRFYRGVQLTGTAEVLTIDEAKRMIWREGDTQYYAGGVTDPDYCVLRVTVTEGRYYANFKSEDFVI
- a CDS encoding fructose-1,6-bisphosphatase, producing the protein MTIQSDDRRDYLRLLARQYPNVQAASSEIIHLQAILHLPKGTEHFMSDLHGEAEAFVHILNNASGAVREKVEIVLRDSLPADERAQLATLIYYPEEKLEELVQAAPDAAEWYRITLGRLLEICRLCASKYTRSKVRRAMPPETRDIINELLNKGNDIFNKREYFESVISTIIDIDQAEYFIISMCNLIKRLVVDHLHIVGDIFDRGPRADIIMDLLMDHHSVDIQWGNHDVLWMGAATGSRTCIATVLSNSITYNNLEMIETGYGISLRPLALFANEVYKCSAEQSCFQTKQVDDESATAKDLTMAARMHKAIAVIQFKLEGQTILRCPAFRMEDRLLLDKIDFARGTVRIGDDEYPLRDTNFPTIDPADPYRLSPEEHELMAQLKNAFLRSEKLQRHIRFLYSKGGLYKCFNGNLLYHGCIPMTEDGQFMQFTFDNKTYSGKALLDYAETVARQGYYAREGTAERQFGKDFLWFLWCGRHSPLFGRDHIATFERRLIADQTTWAEPKNPYYSYYNEDEVCVRILAEFGLEGEHCHIVNGHVPVKTKDGESPIKADGRLIVIDGGFCRAYQPTTGIAGYTLVYDSWGIHLTAHEPFSGKRDAIRNNKDILSTSMAFDRSEARILIGETDIGLRLKRMIGDLKDLLAAYRRGEIKEDNGAPVPPQ